A region of Apium graveolens cultivar Ventura unplaced genomic scaffold, ASM990537v1 ctg2287, whole genome shotgun sequence DNA encodes the following proteins:
- the LOC141700387 gene encoding topless-related protein 4-like: MAKSWSCSNFGKDLAFLIVQFLDEHNLTDTARALEREGKLFFNMKYVEEAVKDGNWKDLENYILDFTKIDENALSTQMIFEIRKQRYIEALDSNQYSIALEILTNELQPIVDAQNEEIYNELAQLICLNNVRENEKLGNYYTDTETARRSIFAHLKKMIERNPALKDKLNYPIIEHSRLKGLMNHSLNCQHLLCKSPEANPAVSTLFVDHTCGDEVVLSLNDGDCRGLGYLINACKTDERNNSVVPEISEQAQLYTLRLPDPILTSKIDRIAYNNSGFTIFALSCSGALKFWNMKTENANEAREVSYSGFLSNDVGTGEHELVVPCFALSKNDSYVASAWGGKVSLFGLQTSEIELFKNLTTVMSPPPAATCAMFYPEDNNFIIFGMEDGSIRIYDVRTDQVKAQIKAHDQTRVTGLAYSSALNILVSSAYNAEISSWSNFALIKQTRKFLDIGGHVFPGRTCVKFQQDQKLMLVVHENCLATLEGPDLKLCSQWVSNELISDATYSCDGLTIYASFIRGRIVIFDSSFTERCIINPSAYIPKNPSTMVNCWAIAAHPNEPNQFALGLGDGSVLVVEPGEGNWPGTPQLDNVAAGEKDHEMPVDKKLI, encoded by the exons atgGCGAAGAGTTGGAGTTGCAGCAACTTTGGAAAAGATCTTGCTTTTCTGATTGTGCAATTCTTGGATGAGCACAATTTGACAGACACTGCTCGGGC GCTGGAGAGGGAAGGCAAATTATTCTTCAACATGAAATATGTTGAAGAAGCTGTTAAGGATGGAAACTGGAAAGACCTCGAAAATTACATCTTAGATTTTACAAAAATCGATGAGAACGCATTGTCTACTCAAATGATTTTCGAGATTCGAAAACAGCGGTACATTGAAGCTTTGGATAG CAATCAATATTCAATAGCTCTGGAAATATTGACAAATGAATTGCAACCGATAGTTGATGCTCAAAATGAAGAGATTTACAATGAGCTCGCCCAGCTTATATGCTTGAACAACGTGAG AGAAAATGAAAAGCTTGGAAACTATTACACTGATACAGAAACAGCCAGGCGTTCGATTTTCGCTCATCTCAAGAAGATGATAGAACGGAATCCTGCTCTCAAGGACAAGCTTAACTATCCTATCATTGAGCACTCGCGTCTAAAGGGCCTGATGAACCACAG CCTCAACTGTCAGCATTTGTTGTGCAAGTCTCCCGAGGCGAACCCTGCAGTTAGTACACTGTTTGTTGATCATACATGTGGGGATGAAGTGGTTTTATCTCTCAAT GATGGAGATTGTCGCGGTTTAGGATATTTGATTAATGCATGTAAAACAGATGAGAGGAATAACTCTGTCGTTCCTGAAATTAGTGAACAAGCTCAACTCTATACTTTGAGGCTTCCTGATCCCATTTTAACATCAAAA ATTGACAGGATAGCTTACAACAATTCAGGATTTACCATATTTGCATTGTCCTGTAGCGGGGCATTGAAGTTCTGGAACATGAAAACGGAGAATGCAAATGAGGCCAGAGAA GTAAGTTATTCAGGATTCTTGTCCAATGATGTAGGAACGGGGGAACATGAACTTGTTGTCCCGTGTTTTGCTCTGTCAAAGAATGATTCATATGTTGCATCTGCCTGGGGAGGGAAAGTATCGTTGTTTGGCTTGCAGACATCTGAAATCGAGTTGTTCAAA AATTTGACCACAGTCATGTCTCCGCCACCTGCTGCAACTTGTGCTATGTTCTATCCTGAGGACAATAATTTCATTATTTTCGGCATGGAGGATGGCTCTATAAGAATCTACGATGTTAGGACAGACCAG GTCAAAGCCCAGATAAAAGCTCATGATCAGACGAGAGTCACTGGCCTTGCCTATTCCAGTGCTTTAAACATCCTCGTCTCGTCTGCATATAATGCTGAG ATCAGTTCTTGGAGTAATTTTGCATTGATAAAGCAGACACGTAAATTCCTGGACATCGGTGGACACGTGTTTCCCGGGCGCACTTGTGTCAAGTTTCAGCAGGATCAAAAACTCATGTTAGTTGTTCATGAAAACTGTTTAGCCACTCTCGAGGGACCCGATCTTAAGCTCTGCTCCCAG TGGGTTTCTAATGAACTGATTTCTGATGCTACATATTCGTGTGACGGCCTCACCATATATGCAAGCTTCATAAGAGGGCGCATTGTTATCTTCGATTCATCATTCACCGAGAGGTGTATCATCAACCCTAGTGCCTACATACCTAAGAATCCAAG CACAATGGTTAATTGTTGGGCTATCGCGGCTCATCCTAATGAACCGAATCAGTTTGCTCTTGGACTCGGTGATGGCTCGGTACTAGTAGTAGAACCTGGAGAGGGGAATTGGCCGGGGACACCACAGCTTGACAATGTTGCTGCAGGGGAGAAGGATCATGAAATGCCAGTGGATAAGAAGTTGATATGA
- the LOC141700389 gene encoding topless-related protein 4-like: MIERNPALKDKLNYPIIEHSRLKVLMNHSLNCQHLLCKSPEANPAVSTLFVDHTCGDEVVLSLNDGDCRGLGYLINACKTDERNNSVVPEISEQAQLYTLRLPDPILTSKIDRIAYNNSGYTIFALSCSGALKFWNMKTENANEAREVSYSGFLSNDVGTGEHELVVPCFALSKNDSYVASASGGKVSLFGLQTSEIELFKNLTTVMSPPPAATCAMFYPEDNNFIIFGMEDGSIRIYDVRTDQVKAQIKAHDQTRVTGLAYSSALNILVSSAYNAEISSWSNFALIKQTSKFLDIGGHVFPGRTCVKFQQDQKLILVVHENCLATLEGPDLKLCSQWVSNELISDATYSCNGLTIYASFIRGRIVIFDSSFTERCIINPSAYITQNPSTMVNCWAIAAHPNNPNQFAIGLGDGSVLVVEPREGNWPGTPQLDNVAAGEKDHEIPVDKKLI, translated from the exons ATGATAGAACGGAATCCTGCTCTCAAGGACAAGCTTAACTATCCTATCATTGAGCACTCGCGTCTAAAGGTCCTGATGAACCACAG CCTCAACTGTCAGCATTTGTTGTGCAAGTCTCCCGAGGCGAACCCTGCAGTTAGTACACTGTTTGTTGATCATACATGCGGGGATGAAGTGGTTTTATCTCTCAAT GATGGAGATTGTCGCGGTTTAGGATATTTGATTAATGCCTGTAAAACAGATGAGAGGAATAACTCTGTCGTTCCTGAAATTAGTGAACAAGCTCAACTCTATACTTTGAGGCTTCCTGATCCCATTTTAACATCAAAA ATTGACAGGATAGCTTACAACAATTCAGGATATACCATATTTGCATTGTCCTGTAGCGGGGCATTGAAGTTCTGGAACATGAAAACGGAGAATGCAAATGAGGCCAGAGAA GTAAGTTATTCTGGATTCTTGTCCAATGATGTAGGAACGGGGGAACATGAACTTGTTGTCCCGTGTTTTGCTCTGTCAAAGAATGATTCATATGTTGCATCTGCCTCGGGAGGGAAAGTATCGTTGTTTGGCTTGCAGACATCTGAAATCGAGTTGTTCAAA AATTTGACCACAGTCATGTCTCCGCCACCTGCTGCAACTTGTGCTATGTTCTATCCTGAGGACAATAATTTCATTATTTTCGGCATGGAGGATGGCTCTATAAGAATCTACGATGTTAGGACAGACCAG GTCAAAGCCCAGATAAAAGCTCATGATCAGACGAGAGTCACTGGCCTTGCCTATTCCAGTGCTTTAAACATCCTCGTCTCGTCTGCATATAATGCTGAG ATCAGTTCTTGGAGTAATTTTGCATTGATAAAGCAGACAAGTAAATTCCTGGACATCGGTGGACACGTGTTTCCCGGGCGCACTTGTGTCAAGTTTCAGCAGGATCAAAAACTCATATTAGTTGTTCATGAAAACTGTTTAGCCACTCTCGAGGGACCCGATCTTAAGCTCTGCTCCCAG TGGGTTTCTAATGAACTGATTTCTGATGCTACATATTCGTGTAACGGCCTCACCATATATGCAAGCTTCATAAGAGGGCGCATTGTTATCTTCGATTCATCATTCACCGAGAGGTGTATCATCAACCCGAGTGCCTACATAACTCAGAATCCAAG CACAATGGTTAATTGTTGGGCTATTGCGGCTCATCCTAATAACCCGAATCAGTTTGCTATTGGACTCGGTGATGGCTCGGTACTAGTAGTAGAACCTCGAGAGGGGAATTGGCCGGGGACACCACAGCTTGACAATGTTGCTGCAGGGGAGAAGGATCATGAAATACCAGTGGATAAGAAGTTGATATGA
- the LOC141700371 gene encoding protein TOPLESS-like — protein MAKSWSCSNFGKDLAFLIVQFLDEHNLTDTARALEREGKLFFNMKYVEEAVKDGNWKDLENYILDFTKIDENALSTQMIFEIRKQRYIEALDSHQYAIVLEILTNELQPIVDAQNEEIYNELAQLICLNNVRENEKLGNYYTDTETARRSIFAHLKKMIERNPALKDKLNYPIIEHSRLKVLMNHSLNCQHLLCKSPEANPAVSTLFVDHTCGDEVVLSLNDGDCRGLGYLINACKTDERNNSVVPEISEQAQLYTLRLPDPILTSKIDRIAYNNSGYTIFALSCSGALKFWNMKTENANEAREV, from the exons atgGCGAAGAGTTGGAGTTGCAGCAACTTTGGAAAAGATCTTGCTTTTCTGATTGTGCAATTCTTGGATGAGCACAATTTGACAGACACTGCTCGGGC GCTGGAGAGGGAAGGCAAATTATTCTTCAACATGAAATATGTTGAAGAAGCTGTTAAGGATGGAAACTGGAAAGACCTCGAAAATTACATCTTAGATTTTACAAAAATCGATGAGAACGCATTGTCTACTCAAATGATTTTCGAGATTCGAAAGCAGCGGTACATTGAAGCTTTGGATAG CCATCAATATGCAATAGTTCTGGAAATATTGACAAATGAATTGCAACCGATAGTTGATGCTCAAAATGAAGAGATTTACAATGAGCTCGCCCAGCTTATATGCTTGAACAACGTgag AGAAAATGAAAAGCTTGGAAACTATTACACTGATACAGAAACAGCCAGGCGTTCGATTTTCGCTCATCTCAAGAAGATGATAGAACGGAATCCTGCTCTCAAGGACAAGCTTAACTATCCTATCATAGAGCACTCGCGTCTAAAGGTCCTGATGAACCACAG CCTCAACTGTCAGCATTTGTTGTGCAAGTCTCCCGAGGCGAACCCTGCAGTTAGTACACTGTTTGTTGATCATACATGTGGGGATGAAGTGGTTTTATCTCTCAAT GATGGAGATTGTCGCGGTTTAGGATATTTGATTAATGCCTGTAAAACAGATGAGAGGAATAACTCTGTCGTTCCTGAAATTAGTGAACAAGCTCAACTCTATACTTTGAGGCTTCCTGATCCCATTTTAACATCAAAA ATTGACAGGATAGCTTACAACAATTCAGGATATACCATATTTGCATTGTCCTGTAGCGGGGCATTGAAGTTCTGGAACATGAAAACGGAGAATGCAAATGAGGCCAGAGAAGTATAG
- the LOC141700372 gene encoding topless-related protein 4-like yields the protein MQVSYSGFLSNNVGTGEHELVVPCFALSKNDSYVASAWGGKVSLFGLQTSEIELFKNLTTVMSPPPAATCAMFYPEDNNFIIFGMEDGSIRIYDVRTDQVKAQIKAHDQTRVTGLAYSSALNILVSSAYNAEISSWSNFALIKQTSKFLDIGGHVFPGRTCVKFQQDQKLMLVVHENCLATLEGPDLKLCSQWVSNELISDATYSCDGLTIYASFIRGRIVIFDSSFTERCIINPSAYIPKNPSTMVNCWAIAAHPNEPNQFALGLGDGSVLVVEPGEGNWPGTPQLDNVAAGEKDHEMPVDKKLI from the exons ATGCAGGTAAGTTATTCTGGATTCTTGTCCAATAATGTAGGAACGGGGGAACATGAACTTGTTGTCCCGTGTTTTGCTCTGTCAAAGAATGATTCATATGTTGCATCTGCCTGGGGAGGGAAAGTATCGTTGTTTGGCTTGCAGACATCTGAAATCGAGTTGTTCAAA AATTTGACCACAGTCATGTCTCCGCCACCTGCTGCAACTTGTGCTATGTTCTATCCTGAGGACAATAATTTCATTATTTTCGGCATGGAGGATGGCTCTATAAGAATCTACGATGTTAGGACAGACCAG GTCAAAGCCCAGATAAAAGCTCATGATCAGACGAGAGTCACTGGCCTTGCCTATTCCAGTGCTTTAAACATCCTCGTCTCGTCTGCATATAATGCTGAG ATCAGTTCTTGGAGTAATTTTGCATTGATAAAGCAGACAAGTAAATTCCTGGACATCGGTGGACACGTGTTTCCCGGGCGCACTTGTGTCAAGTTTCAGCAGGATCAAAAACTCATGTTAGTTGTTCATGAAAACTGTTTAGCCACTCTCGAGGGACCCGATCTTAAGCTCTGCTCCCAG TGGGTTTCTAATGAACTGATTTCTGATGCTACATATTCGTGTGACGGCCTCACCATATATGCAAGCTTCATAAGAGGGCGCATTGTTATCTTCGATTCATCATTCACCGAGAGGTGTATCATCAACCCTAGTGCCTACATACCTAAGAATCCAAG CACAATGGTTAATTGTTGGGCTATCGCGGCTCATCCTAATGAACCGAATCAGTTTGCTCTTGGACTCGGTGATGGCTCGGTACTAGTAGTAGAACCTGGAGAGGGGAATTGGCCGGGGACACCACAGCTTGACAATGTTGCTGCAGGGGAGAAGGATCATGAAATGCCAGTGGATAAGAAGTTGATATGA
- the LOC141700388 gene encoding topless-related protein 4-like — protein sequence MIERNPALKDKLNYPIIEHSRLKVLMNHSLNCQHLLCKSPEANPAVSTLFVDHTCGDEVVLSLNDGDCRGLGYLINACKTDERNNSVVPEISEQAQLYTLRLPDPILTSKIDRIAYNNSGYTIFALSCSGALKFWNMKTENANEAREVSYSGFLSNDVGTGEHELVVPCFALSKNDSYVASASGGKVSLFGLQTSEIELFKNLTTVMSPPPAATCAMFYPEDNNFIIFGMEDGSIRIYDVRTDQVKAQIKAHDQTRVTGLAYSSALNILVSSAYNAEISSWSNFALIKQTSKFLDIGGHVFPGRTCVKFQQDQKLILVVHENCLATLEGPDLKLCSQWVSNELISDATYSCDGLTIYASFIRGHIVIFDSSFTERCIINPSAYIPQNPSTMVNCWAIAAHPNNPNQFAIGLGDGSVLVVEPREGNWPGTPQLDNVAAGEKDHEMPVEKKLI from the exons ATGATAGAACGGAATCCTGCTCTCAAGGACAAGCTTAACTATCCTATCATTGAGCACTCGCGTCTAAAGGTCCTGATGAACCACAG CCTCAACTGTCAGCATTTGTTGTGCAAGTCTCCCGAGGCGAACCCTGCAGTTAGTACACTGTTTGTTGATCATACATGCGGGGATGAAGTGGTTTTATCTCTCAAT GATGGAGATTGTCGCGGTTTAGGATATTTGATTAATGCCTGTAAAACAGATGAGAGGAATAACTCTGTCGTTCCTGAAATTAGTGAACAAGCTCAACTCTATACTTTGAGGCTTCCTGATCCCATTTTAACATCAAAA ATTGACAGGATAGCTTACAACAATTCAGGATATACCATATTTGCATTGTCCTGTAGCGGGGCATTGAAGTTCTGGAACATGAAAACGGAGAATGCAAATGAGGCCAGAGAA GTAAGTTATTCTGGATTCTTGTCCAATGATGTAGGAACGGGGGAACATGAACTTGTTGTCCCGTGTTTTGCTCTGTCAAAGAATGATTCATATGTTGCATCTGCCTCGGGAGGGAAAGTATCGTTGTTTGGCTTGCAGACATCTGAAATCGAGTTGTTCAAA AATTTGACCACAGTCATGTCTCCGCCACCTGCTGCAACTTGTGCTATGTTCTATCCTGAGGACAATAATTTCATTATTTTCGGCATGGAGGATGGCTCTATAAGAATCTACGATGTTAGGACAGACCAG GTCAAAGCCCAGATAAAAGCTCATGATCAGACGAGAGTCACTGGCCTTGCCTATTCCAGTGCTTTAAACATCCTCGTCTCGTCTGCATATAATGCTGAG ATCAGTTCTTGGAGTAATTTTGCATTGATAAAGCAGACAAGTAAATTCCTGGACATCGGTGGACACGTGTTTCCCGGGCGCACTTGTGTCAAGTTTCAGCAGGATCAAAAACTCATATTAGTTGTTCATGAAAACTGTTTAGCCACTCTCGAGGGACCTGATCTTAAGCTCTGCTCCCAG TGGGTTTCTAATGAACTGATTTCTGATGCTACATATTCGTGTGACGGCCTCACAATATATGCAAGCTTCATAAGGGGGCACATTGTTATCTTCGATTCATCATTCACCGAGAGGTGTATCATCAACCCGAGTGCCTACATACCTCAGAATCCAAG CACAATGGTTAATTGTTGGGCTATTGCGGCTCATCCTAATAACCCGAATCAGTTTGCTATTGGACTCGGTGATGGCTCGGTACTAGTAGTAGAACCTCGAGAGGGGAATTGGCCGGGGACACCACAGCTTGACAATGTTGCTGCAGGGGAGAAGGATCATGAAATGCCAGTAGAAAAGAAGTTGATATGA